Within the Anguilla rostrata isolate EN2019 chromosome 6, ASM1855537v3, whole genome shotgun sequence genome, the region tcaGCCAAAGGTCACCGGTTTGTCCTGGGCAGGATACTTGAGCAAGGGATTActtactcaacctgcattgcttcagtaaatattagctgtattaatggatgctatgtaaattcTGTAATATGTAAAGTGCTACtacttatataataataatagtaataaaaatattaacaataatagTATTATTGTTCCTGTTGTTTGTTATTATCATCCTTGTTGTTGGCTGCTGTTGCTGAGCAGTTGAATAAACAGAATAAGTGTACCTGACATGACGTTGTGTTTGCACTGACGCTATAGGCTATACCTTTCTGtttcagggagagagaaagtgccTCACCTTCTACCTGCCCAAGCTCGTCATCGTCGGCCTTCTGTGGCTGTCCGCTGTCACCCTGGGGATATGGCAGACGTGAGTCAGGAACACCGTCTGCTCATTATGAAGTCCTGTTCTGAAGGGGGGAGGTTTGGAAATGTGCTAACAGGGAAAtctttaaggggggggggggggtgaagagcaTAGGAGAGGCCTTAGGCCTCTGTTGGATTGGACCCCCTGTGTTTTGCTTAAACATGTTTGACCTTGTGTAAGCAAACCTGAAGGCAcgctatgcaggatttttagcctCGCTGTGGTCTaacgtagctagctggatagctaaaGGTAACgttacagaaaacagaaaacaagccagctCCACGTAGCTTTTCGTCCACTTTGGCGaacttcaaaataatattttttaaaaagtcatgtCCTGTGaagattaatttttatttgaataattcttTTCCACAGGGTGAACGAGCTTCATGATCCGACATACCAGTACAAAGTAGACATTCACAATTTTCAGGTACGTTTACTGCTGACAGTTAATGAATTTATCCTTTTTGATTCAAATAAGTTATTAAAATTGTATTCACAAAATATGTAtgtgttatttatatatataaaatatgttccTGTAGACACATAGCCTACACTTAACTGTAAAAGAGGCTGATTAGTGTGTTGATTGATCTTTATTTTTAGGGAATGAAGATGTTCTTCCTGGTGGTGGCTTGCTTTTACGTCTTATATCTAATATTCCTGATAGTCCGAGCCTGCTCTGAGCTGAAGAACATGCCTTACTCAGGTAAAGCTGCCCTACCTGGTCTGGCCTACCTGCTCTGCCCTACCTGGTCTGATCAGGTCACATGCATTCTCTGTGTTTATTCACTTGCGGTTGTGTGCGACTAGCACACTTTTCCAGTCACTTACTTTACATCAGTTACATTGCGTTTAGCAAACGCTCAAGGGTgcgacggcagtgtcctagctggaattcgaacccgtgaccttttcggttacaagacgagctccttacccattattctACCCTGTCGCCCGTTTAAATGGGAACGTGTATGTAGAAGCATATTTAtggttgtctgtgttttttcttttttttttttttgtgccagatCTCCGACTAAAGTTCTTGACGGCCCTGACCTTTGTTGTGCTGGTTATCAGGTAAGTTGTGTAATACACACGCGGCATTCCTTGGCTTCACTTAAGCCGATCAGAGTGTAAGCTCTCTGTGAAAGAACAATCTGTGTGCGTTTCACacagcttttttgtttgttgagtatggacccccacccccacccccaatccatgaactgtaaatatatatttattttgttgaggaaaaaaaaaaaacctgattagTTTGGTTGCTGTACACTGGTACAACAGAAGAACACTGGTATCTGGTGACATCATCGTCTAGGAGGGTGGAGCCTTTTGTGAGTAATCTATTGGTTATGTGGAGGGGCCACTGTCCTGTCGGTTCGCTGGGTCTCTGAACCAGGGGTGGGCGATGAGGGCCGTATCCgtttctggtttccatgccaacttctgccctTAAATTACTTAATTGCCCCTAACATGTACATTATCTGGCATTTTAAGCTGCTTTTCTTGATAAGTGCATGAACgacagctgaagactgctcCTGCGTCTGTGTGCGGGGCGTTTccctgtgatctaatctacgagCGAACCAGTGTTGGTGCGTGCAGCCAATTAGCTCccttagccagggtaattggtggaaacaaaaacctacagacacaccggccctccaggacaggaaTAGCCCTCCCCTGCTCTAAACCATAACTGATTACCTTGAGCAAATTGTCTCCTGGATTTAAAATCTGAGTGTCTTTGACATTCCAGTTGTAGTATTGAATTTGGTCCCTGTCGCCCCATTCATAATCATTCTTTACATAAAccgttttattttgttttttcccccagtatGGTGATACTGTACCTGAGGTTTGGGGCCAAGGTCCTTCAAGACAACTTTGTGGCAGAGCTGTCCACTCACTACCAGAATTATATCCTTTTGGCCTGGAATATttggtgctatataaataaaataaacttgaaaCTTGAAACTGGAAGGGGCTACTGCTGAAtccctgtgtgtttcagagtctAAGTGCTTCAGTTTAAGTGCTTTGTTTGTGGGAGCTACGTTGGGGAGTTAATGCATCATTGCATCATGCAAGAGGAACTGTCATTTCTTTAAGGGTTAAAAAGGCGAAATGTGTGTAATGAGATCTgttgtttctgaaaacaaaatgatctATTAATATTTGTATCATAGtcaaactattattttttttccaaaaggtttgtaagaaaatacatttgtttacaaGCCCTTGTAAGTAAATGCCCTGGTAGATTAGAGATaggagtgtttttttaaaatgttttttaggtGTACAGCTGTTTGAAGTTTGCTAGAGaatcaaatgtaaataaatattatttgagcGTACaacttaatgtaaaaaaatacaccagtgttttttttttttttattccgttACTTCGGTACTGGGCTTTTAGTTTTGTTGTGTGCTAAGATACTATTAAGAAAAGATGAAAAGTGCTGATCTATGGGCTCGCTCACGCAAACAGTCAGACAAATCGAGCTGCGTTCCTTAATGCAGTAATACCAGCCGAATTTCTGTCCTTCTACGGCCTGCTGAACTTCTACCTCTACACTCTGGCCTTTGTGTACTCTCCTTCAAAGAACGCCCTCTATGGTGAGTCAAGCTGAACCAGCCTTATGCCACATGTGAACTTCTGCAAGGTGTGGAAGAATATAAAGCAAAGCCGCCTGAGGTTATTTAAACTTGTAGATCATTACTGGTTcttttctgaactttttttttaaagtcttgaAATACTGTTGtgacatgtaaaaatacaattttgtggAAGTAcattgcagtccatttactgACATCTCAACTACATAAATGGCTTCATTTTATGGCTCTCAGAACAGTGCAAGTGCATACGTTGTaatttgaaaggttttttttttaagtatgaaTTTCCATCCATCAGTGATTTTGAGATGACAGTAAGTGAACAAATGTTTCCCTGTGAGAACTACAGTGCCCTCTTGTGGTAGAGGAGGGAAATATGTAACTGATTCAAAGTGGACAGCTGGAGTTCATGAGACCAAATCTTCATTTTAGACTCGCAGCTGAAGGATAATCCTGCTTTTTCGATGCTGAACGACTCTGATGATGAAGTCATATACGGGTAAATTTCACTTTTACTCGTTTACACTGTACGCGCTTACTTTAATTGCCGTcgttaaaataatatttttgattgATCTTGTTTAAAGGAGTGACTACGAAGAGATGCCTCTACAAAATGGCCGTGCCGTCAAAGCTGCAGCAAAGTACCAGGATGAAAGTGACAGCGATTGATCGACTAGGCTACTTGAGTGACATGCCTTCATTGTAACATAGACGGAAGGGGGAGTGGTGGGGCCACGAACGTATGGAACCACGTGTATGTAAATAGTGTcttgtttaaattaaatgcaaatgatatatatatttttaaactgaaaaaaaaacctttaattgccactgaatgtaatttaatttcaataagAGTAGTGTTATGCGGGCATGTACTGAATTCGCCTGGCGGCACGGTTGCTTAAGGGAAACTGTAAATTGGACAACTAGCTATAAAACAGCCGCCAGCTTTTccacaactttttattttatttttcccatttcgGTATGATGGTTGAAGAGATGAACATGGATGATACTGGCTGTATAAGGGAAGAGGCAAAGAGATGTCACAATCTGTACATACTGCGtggcatatataaaaaaaaaaacgagcgctttgattttaaataggtttaaacctttttttgtgtgtgtaaaatgtcgTGATTTTCCCATTCCGTCTGCTTCTCCGTCGGCACGGACAGCACTGGGTGTCTGGCGAGTAGTGCCGTCGACGAGAGGGCCTTAAACTTTGTAGGTGTAATTGTTTACGTGCTAATGTGACTTTACTTTGCCTGAAATCATTCCTGTTTCCAGAGCCGCGTTGAAATCGCACTCCCTGTTTTTGTTTCGTGACTTAACTTATCGAAGCTGAAAAAAACggttcctttttaaaaactgaagtcATGCAATACTGCACATTCCTGTCGCAACAGACGAACGTTCTTAAGTCTACTATCGTACAAGAATGTATCCCAAAGGAACTCTCTCACCTTAGTGAAATTGTACAGTGGTTAGTGAATGTTTCCTTTGCCTAGTTTTGTCTTAATTTCCAATTACCCTCAAAGTGTTTGCCAAAGTTTCTACATCGATATTAAAATGGTATTCAAATGTTGCTTCATATTGTAAGAGCATTTAAATGATATTGCAGGCCTGTTGGTTTAACTAGGTGTCGTAACTGAAATGCTCACCCAGCAGATATTGACcgtctgcagtttttttctattGCACGTGTAAATAGAAAgctcctccccaccaccaccacgtaATCTTTTATTTGCTATAGCATTATTACGCAATTGCAGTTGGGCGCCTTTAtttgttggtttaaaaaaattgacaCACATCgcatgaaaatgtgctttaaaagAATCAGAATATAGAACCTTTACACAACGTCCCGATATTTTGTAGTCCCTGTTTTTATGCTTGCGGACTACATGATCACGTTGTGGCGCCACAACAAGGTAAGAACATTAAGTTTAAGTTGGAAAGGTAAACGGTTGGAAAGGTAAAACGGGTTATTGTTTAAACCCAGATCTGTGTGGAAGAAAAGCCGTGTCATTAAACCCCAGAAAGTGTTGTGCCTTGCTTACTATCACTTGTTACACAGTACATAGGAATTTATATGTATATGGGTTTGTTTTTTCACCACTTAATTATAACGGCAGCGATGTACAGATTCATCTGATCACAAACGACAGCGGTGTACAGGGACTCACTGGACATAACGCTCATGTGAATGCAATGACGTTGGTGTGTTCCATGTAAACTGTAACGTTTATTCCAAGAGATGCTGGGAGGTTCACAATGTGTCCATTGAGCAAATTGCTGTTGTCACCACAGACTAATAAAAATCTCTGACATCACTGAACAGTTTGACAATGtcactttgaatttttttttttttaaagctgaatttGTGAATTTTACCAAAAAACTTATGCTTGGCAAAAATTTAGCAATTATTTAAACAGTGACACCGGGGATTCCAAGTGTTGAAATTAGTGAAGTTGGTGAATAAGtcgcacacaaaacacagaaagtgTGGAAAATGTGTAATAGTTTatccaaaacataaaacaaacctTTGCACAAGAAGCACTTCGCTTGAAAAGTTAACGGCACAGTGCAGTAGAGAAACACTTTGGTAGTAACAGAGACTGGCTAACAGCAGCTGAGAACCGGAACAGGAATTTGAATATGCTGTCGGTAAGAACGGAAGAAATGCCCGGCAAGTTTGACTGAAGGATTTCCCTAAAGACTCGCTTTACAAAACAGGAATGCACTGTAGTTTGAGGTTGACATAACTCACTGtattaaaaggaaaaacattcactagataattacaaaaaaataagctGGGTTTTGGTGCAGGTAACCCTGCAAGGCCTGTGTTTATATAGCTAGCCCAAAGACACTGACAATGCAGTACATGGACTTATTTTCCCATCTGACAGTGCAGCTTCCTagaagagagaaaatgacaCCGTTACAAATACAGAGCGCCACCTACTGTACGTACGTAAAATGGCTGACATTCTCCTTgcattgtttgtgtgcataagGATAAATGGATGAATATGCACCTTCGAATACAAACAGAATGTGTAATGAAGATAGACTTTAGCTGCATGACCAGGCAGGTTGTACCATATACAAATGTTTAACATTAACTTTACacaatgtgtgtgctttgtatATGAAGCATtcacaaaatgttcttttaaagaCCCATTCACTTCATCTGTGCTTGGTGCCTGACCCCTTGGAGATCACTAATATACTGTGGTCTACATTTAACAGAGCTTTTTAAACAGACCGCCTATCTTACAGTCACTCTAGCCCAAATGCACTGGTGTGTTTTAATCGTACCATCAGTAGTGTTGTCCCAGAAGCAAGAACTGGCCGTCTGCAGCCCGGCACCGTTCTTCTGCATGATGATGCACGTCACTGATGGAAGACAGAAAAAGATGCACTTATGATCGTATCCGTATCAATATTTAGCAACAAATCGCAACACAGAagacagcctctctctctacGCGTACCTATGTATTTGAAGGGCTTTCCCAATTTGGTCAGCTGGTTTAGACACTGCTCCACTACATTTGTTGTCCACTGATTCACTCGGCTGTGCTGATACGCATTTCCGCCGATCGCTCCTTCTACGgactataaaacaaaaacagaggttacaaaataaaacggcaaaacattaataaaatcagTCGTTCACTGTGCAGCTGGGTGagcaaacaaccaaaaataaacacaatgcatAAGTGAATCCTGCATGGTAATAACCCAGTAGTTTCAGTAGAAGTATTGCTTTACCTCCTTAATGATGGAGCTCACTTCATCAACGACAAAGGCAGTCTGTTAAAACAAACATAACAagtaattaaacacaaaagAACATCGAGTACAACCCAAACCACACTCATTCATGCTAACGTTATATCTTCTGTCACCGTGTCCTGTCTGAAACGTTAGCTTCAGCTAACTTAGTCCAGCTAAATACTTGTCACTGCAGATTAATGTCAGACATCAAACTGAGCAAAGTTAACGACCCAGGCTGCAACATACCAGCTGCAGATGAATGTTTGCCTAAGCAAAAAATAAGTTAACTTACATACTTAGTAATGAATGTCGATCATACATATACTAAGGTAATTAGACCAACAATTGTtgcacagcaaacaaaaaaatgttagcaagctagcactAAAGCCACTGTCAAACGAAACCACCGCAGATCAAAATAATAAGGTTATCAAGTAACCTTAGCTGGCAAGGTTGATAATCTTATCTATACGAACGTTAAACGAAAGAAATGAATGGATGCCAAgcccacaaaataaaatgaagacaaactgttatagctagctagctaattttaACACTTTAGCTAATCTAGCTAGCACCAACAGTAAACTAGCTAACGTCATCTGACTAATGGACAGCAAATTAGGAAAGGTAATATTGACGCCATGCCCAGCAAGTTGTTTTTTACGTTACATCAACAACATTTAAAGCCTGCATCTAGCAAACAAAGACACGTTAGCATCGTCGGCTACCTCCTCCCCGGCATTGAAGTCATCCATGATGCGGTCGGCTTAGATCCCTTTTATTCCTAGAGCATGCGCAGTTCTGCAAACAGAGTTAATGAATCTTGGAGGCAAGCACCGGCTTGTGGTGTGGTCGGAGAACGCTGACAAGTAAGCTAACacaatgtgttttatatcaaaGCCAGTTACTTTAGCCTTTATCATCGATAAATGTTTCGTGAGATTGTTTTGGATTAAATGTTTAACTGAAGGATGGCCAGGGTGGGGTCACCTGTTTAACCAATATGCAAATTAAAACCTAGAATCGTGTTTGAATATGTTTGTGTCGGCCATTGAAGCGCCCAATCTTGCCAGTTCTTATTT harbors:
- the dynlt1b gene encoding dynein light chain Tctex-type 1 isoform X2, which codes for MQALNTAFVVDEVSSIIKESVEGAIGGNAYQHSRVNQWTTNVVEQCLNQLTKLGKPFKYIVTCIIMQKNGAGLQTASSCFWDNTTDGSCTVRWENKSMYCIVSVFGLAI
- the dynlt1b gene encoding dynein light chain Tctex-type 1 isoform X1, with protein sequence MDDFNAGEETAFVVDEVSSIIKESVEGAIGGNAYQHSRVNQWTTNVVEQCLNQLTKLGKPFKYIVTCIIMQKNGAGLQTASSCFWDNTTDGSCTVRWENKSMYCIVSVFGLAI